One Massilia sp. 9096 genomic window carries:
- the rpmF gene encoding 50S ribosomal protein L32, which produces MAVQQNKKSPSKRGMHRSHDFLVAPNLAVEPTTGETHLRHHISPNGFYRGRKVIKTKNDE; this is translated from the coding sequence ATGGCAGTTCAGCAGAATAAGAAGTCCCCGTCCAAGCGCGGCATGCACCGTTCGCACGATTTCCTGGTTGCACCGAACCTGGCCGTCGAGCCGACCACTGGCGAGACCCACCTGCGCCACCACATCAGCCCGAACGGTTTCTACCGTGGTCGTAAAGTGATCAAGACCAAGAACGACGAGTAA
- a CDS encoding DUF177 domain-containing protein encodes MSAFVIDAFEFCRNNGHREGDTPVADMSRLAAECADPSGRIVWAIDGGHTPQGYPSMTLSVQGDVNLVCQRCLQPFGYHVDSSTMLVLGKNDADADEIEEVLDDESIDVIVGSQTCDIMQLLEDEALLALPQAPKHEVCPDTKLLDSLKSEKVSPFAALKSLKSE; translated from the coding sequence ATGAGCGCTTTTGTCATCGACGCCTTCGAATTTTGTCGGAACAACGGCCATCGTGAAGGCGACACGCCGGTGGCCGATATGTCTCGCCTGGCGGCCGAGTGCGCCGATCCATCCGGCCGGATCGTCTGGGCAATCGACGGCGGCCATACCCCGCAGGGTTACCCGTCGATGACCCTGTCGGTCCAGGGCGACGTGAACCTGGTGTGCCAGCGCTGCCTGCAGCCGTTCGGCTACCACGTCGATTCGTCGACCATGCTGGTGCTGGGCAAGAACGACGCGGATGCGGACGAGATCGAGGAAGTCCTCGACGACGAGAGCATCGACGTGATCGTCGGCAGCCAGACCTGCGACATCATGCAGTTGCTGGAAGATGAAGCCCTGCTGGCCCTGCCGCAGGCACCGAAACACGAGGTGTGCCCCGATACCAAGCTGCTGGACTCGCTGAAGTCCGAGAAGGTATCGCCGTTCGCGGCACTGAAGAGCCTCAAATCAGAATAG
- a CDS encoding Maf-like protein, with product MIARTNPNSTPRLILASSSAYRRELLQRLQLPFEAIAPHIDETPLPGETPDAAALRLAREKAAAIVARHPDALVIGSDQVATLDGAQIGKPGDHARALAQLQTMRGRQVVFHTALCLWDGREGTHQLENVQAFVTFRDLPDAELDAYLRIEQPYDCAGSAKNEGLGIAILERIDSSDPTALTGLPLIALTTMLRRAGVSFFNQQ from the coding sequence ATGATAGCAAGGACCAATCCCAACAGCACGCCGCGCCTGATCCTGGCGTCCAGCTCGGCCTACCGGCGCGAGCTCCTGCAGCGCCTGCAGCTGCCGTTCGAGGCGATCGCGCCGCACATCGACGAAACGCCGCTGCCGGGTGAAACCCCGGACGCGGCCGCGCTGCGCCTGGCGCGCGAAAAAGCCGCCGCGATCGTTGCGCGCCATCCGGACGCGCTGGTGATCGGCTCGGACCAGGTCGCCACGCTGGACGGCGCGCAGATCGGCAAGCCCGGCGACCACGCGCGCGCGCTGGCCCAGCTGCAGACGATGCGCGGGCGCCAGGTCGTGTTTCATACCGCGCTATGCCTGTGGGACGGCCGCGAAGGCACCCATCAACTGGAAAACGTCCAGGCCTTCGTTACCTTCCGCGATCTGCCGGACGCCGAACTGGACGCCTACCTGCGTATCGAACAGCCCTACGATTGCGCCGGCAGCGCCAAGAACGAGGGCCTGGGCATCGCGATCCTGGAACGCATCGACAGTTCCGATCCGACCGCCCTCACCGGCCTGCCGCTGATCGCCTTGACCACGATGCTGCGCCGCGCCGGCGTCTCTTTTTTCAATCAACAATAA